The stretch of DNA CTACGCCCTGCGGCTGCTGCGCGACCTGATCGACCTGCGCGCCCTGGGCTTCACGCTGGAGGAAGCCCGCGACGCCGTCACGCTGCGCCGCGCCACACACGACGTGAGCGGGGTGTACCGCCGCGACTGGACCCGCGCGGACATCCCCCTGGGCGACGAGCGCCTCCAGGCCCTGCAGGTCAAACTCCGCACCGTGCACGACGCCTACGAGCGGCAGGCGGACAACCTCGCCCGCTTCGACCGCTGGCTCACCAAGCGCTTCACCGGCGGGCAACTGCCCCCCCACCCCAGGACGACGGCGACCCCTGAAGCGGGCTGCGGGGATCAGCGGCCCATCACCTGCAGGCGCCCGAGCAGTTCCTCCAGGGGTTCGGGCCGCGCGATGTGGTAGCCCTGCGCGGCGCCGCAGCCGAAGTCCTGCAGCAGGCGCAGCATCGATTCGTCCTCGACGCCCTCGGCGACGGTGTGCAGGCCCAGGTCGCCCGCCAGCCGGATGGCGCTGCCGAGCAGGGCGCCGCGCGTGCCGCCCAGCGCGTTGTCGCGCAGGAACGATCGGTCGAGTTTCACGGTGTCGAGCGGCAGGTCGGCCAGCAGCGCCAGACTGGAGTGCCCGCTGCCGAAATCGTCGAGCGCCACGTGAATCCCGGCGTCGCGCAGCGCCTGCAGGTGACGGCAGGCGAGGTCCACGTTCTGCATGACGCTCGATTCGGTGACCTCCACGGTCAGCAGGTCCGCCGGGGCGTTCAGGTCGCGCAGCAGCTTCAGGACCCGCGCGGCGAAGTCCGGGCTGAGCAGCTGGATGGGGCTGACGTTCACGTTCACGCGGATCGGCGCGATCCGCTGGGCGCTCAGGGCGTCGGTCAGGGCGCGCTGCATCGCCCATTCGCCCAGCGGGGCGATCAGCCCGGCGCGCTCGGCGATGGGAATG from Deinococcus sp. JMULE3 encodes:
- a CDS encoding MerR family transcriptional regulator gives rise to the protein MTPTYYTTAELARAAQVTRRTVMHYAELGLLTPDQVTASGRALYGPYALRLLRDLIDLRALGFTLEEARDAVTLRRATHDVSGVYRRDWTRADIPLGDERLQALQVKLRTVHDAYERQADNLARFDRWLTKRFTGGQLPPHPRTTATPEAGCGDQRPITCRRPSSSSRGSGRAMW